From the genome of Miscanthus floridulus cultivar M001 chromosome 10, ASM1932011v1, whole genome shotgun sequence, one region includes:
- the LOC136485471 gene encoding UDP-glycosyltransferase 91D2-like — protein sequence MNRDDATVRWLDAQPPKSAVYVALGSEVPLRVEQVHEMAQGLEMAGARFLWALRPPRGVPDDMDVLPPGFQERTHGHGLVTMGWVPQNTVLAHGAVGAFLTHCGRSSLIEGLLYGHPLIMLPISGDQGPNARLMEGRKVGLQVPRDEDDGSFNRKGFAKAVRAVMVEEDTRRVFVKNAMKLQEVVADKELHERYIDEFVQQLRSYTTS from the coding sequence GCAGCCACCCAAGTCGGCCGTGTACGTCGCGCTCGGCAGCGAGGTGCCGCTGCGCGTGGAGCAGGTGCACGAAATGGCTCAAGGGCTGGAGATGGCCGGAGCGCGATTCCTCTGGGCTCTGCGGCCACCCAGGGGCGTTCCCGACGACATGGACGTCCTGCCTCCGGGATTCCAAGAGCGGACCCATGGACATGGGCTGGTGACCATGGGGTGGGTCCCTCAGAACACCGTCTTGGCACATGGTGCCGTCGGCGCGTTCTTGACGCACTGTGGACGGAGCTCGCTTATTGAAGGGCTTCTGTATGGGCACCCTCTGATCATGCTACCGATCTCCGGCGACCAAGGTCCGAACGCGCGGCTCATGGAGGGGAGGAAGGTAGGGTTGCAGGTTCCCAGGGACGAAGATGATGGGTCTTTCAACCGCAAGGGCTTCGCAAAAGCAGTCCGCGCCGTTATGGTTGAAGAAGATACTAGGAGAGTGTTTGTCAAAAACGCCATGAAGCTGCAAGAGGTTGTAGCTGATAAGGAGCTCCACGAGAGGTACATTGATGAATTTGTGCAGCAACTTAGATCGTACACCACCAGCTGA